The Ranitomeya variabilis isolate aRanVar5 chromosome 7, aRanVar5.hap1, whole genome shotgun sequence genome includes a window with the following:
- the ERI2 gene encoding ERI1 exoribonuclease 2 isoform X1 — protein sequence MSAHDDDVKEMVITAGNLKKTNVAAAGRRVYRPAVRMTTKELAKQLGLIRRSSKLSLKAKNSSSPKTNQFFDYLIVIDFESTCWKDTKCYGQEIIEFPAVLLNTTRGEIESEFHTYVQPQEHPVLSDFCTELTGIKQQQVDDGVPLKICLSQFSTWIQKLQKERHIIFPGVLPTPTSSEQKMCGFVTWSDWDLGVCLLYECRRKQLRKPDILNSWIDLRLTYKLFYNRKPKGLNGALQDVGIEFSGREHSGLDDSRNTARLAWRMISDGCVMKITKSLDQAPPKSSVRPGPPSAAQVHKSRQGDVKQASAIAKDDGQDLKDDKTNNLKSCQLRDDANQDSAKQLKDVPPHQTLINGLSTTLGNDNKYRFPIRTSLSPVNYGIQIGAFSSTPLDRSLYNRSHVLMSTTVHTVNDCSDLDMDSCSDLSILAEWEEAAVIEDSQHEGPAKMEEQDLLPVDSPSSAVLMLRNNQENQNSCQSMHNIRTGNLHRKSVIYQSPDTTIYNVNMKKPASNGSAFKLPSALGSRRSFPAPSTGEPRRSVPAPSTGVPRRSVPAPSTEEPRRSVPAPSIGEPRRTVPAPSIGEPTRTVPVPSTGEPRRTVPAPSIGEPRRSIPVPSTGEPRRSVPAPSTGEPRRSIPVPSTGEPRRSVPAPSTGEPRRSVPAPLTGHRRKSVPSPTTGQPSRMPTVLDYFPKRKLANVSFSSPPKKLPFTIYEGNRTLPVPTNGSHVLSNAGLSSTNKLNKTIGATKWDRITAPTCQCGRRAKKLTVSNMGPNHGRVFYSCSVRKRNDENGKGCNYFKWEDTLLKEKTSNASACLSTSLLSAGFSAAHKPFFKLRPSMRT from the exons ATGTCGGCGCATGATGATGACGTCAAGGAAATGGTGATTACAGCGGGGaatttgaaaaaaacaaatgtcGCTGCTGCGGGACGGAGAG TTTATAGGCCTGCAGTCAGAATGACCACAAAGGAGCTGGCAAA GCAGCTCGGTCTTATAAGGAGGAGCTCCAAGTTGTCTCTGAAGGCAAAGAATTCCAGCAGCCCCAAAACTA ATCAATTTTTTGACTATTTGATTGTCATTGACTTTGAGTCGACTTGTTGGAAAGATACAAAGTGTTATGGTCAGGAAATCA TTGAGTTTCCAGCAGTTTTATTAAACACAACCCGTGGAGAGATTGAGTCAGAGTTTCACACGTATGTACAGCCACAAGAGCACCCAGTTCTTTCAGACTTTTGCACGGAGCTGACTGGAATAAAGCAG CAACAAGTGGATGACGGCGTGCCTCTAAAGATCTGCTTATCCCAATTCTCTACATGGATTCAGAAACTTCAGAAGGAAAGGCACATTATCTTCCCTGGGGTCTTACCAACGCCTACGTCCTCCGagcagaagatgtgtggatttgtaACATGGTCAG ACTGGGATCTTGGGGTTTGCTTATTGTATGAATGCAGAAGGAAACAGCTGAGGAAGCCGGACATTCTGAACTCCTGGATTGACCTCCGATTAACTTACAAG CTTTTCTACAATCGCAAACCCAAAGGTTTAAATGGAGCTTTACAAGATGTTGGCATTGAGTTCTCAGGCCGTGAACACTCTG gCCTAGATGATTCCCGGAACACAGCTCGTCTCGCTTGGAGAATGATCAGTGATGGTTGTGTCATGAAAATCACTAAATCTTTAGACCAG GCACCTCCTAAATCTTCTGTAAGACCGGGGCCACCATCGGCTGCTCAAGTACATAAATCCAGACAAGGTGACGTCAAACAGGCATCGGCTATAGCTAAAGACGACGGACAAGACTTAAAGGATGATAAAACCAATAATCTGAAATCATGCCAACTACGTGACGATGCCAACCAGGACAGTGCCAAACAACTGAAGGACGTGCCACCGCACCAGACGTTAATAAATGGGCTTTCTACAACACTTGGTAATGATAACAAATACAGGTTTCCCATACGAACATCACTCAGTCCTGTAAACTATGGCATCCAGATTGGAGCCTTCTCCTCTACACCCCTAGATCGTTCGCTATATAACAGAAGTCATGTTTTAATGTCTACTACTGTCCATACGGTGAATGACTGCTCTGATCTGGATATGGATTCCTGCTCAGATTTGTCCATTTTAGCTGAGTGGGAAGAAGCCGCTGTTATAGAGGATTCTCAGCATGAGGGTCCTGCAAAGATGGAGGAACAAGATCTGTTACCAGTTGATTCACCATCATCCGCTGTCCTAATGCTTAGAAATAACCAGGAAAATCAGAATAGCTGCCAATCCATGCACAATATCAGGACTGGAAATCTCCACCGTAAATCTGTGATTTATCAGAGCCCGGACACCACTATTTATAATGTTAATATGAAGAAACCAGCATCTAATGGCTCAGCTTTTAAATTACCCAGTGCATTGGGAAGTAGAAGAAGCTTTCCAGCTCCATCGACGGGAGAGCCTAGAAGAAGCGTCCCAGCTCCATCAACAGGAGTGCCTAGAAGAAGCGTCCCAGCTCCATCAACAGAAGAGCCTAGAAGAAGCGTTCCAGCTCCATCGATAGGAGAGCCTAGAAGAACCGTCCCAGCTCCATCGATAGGAGAGCCTACAAGAACCGTCCCAGTTCCATCGACAGGAGAGCCTAGAAGAACCGTCCCAGCTCCATCGATAGGAGAGCCTAGAAGAAGCATCCCAGTTCCATCGACAGGAGAGCCTAGAAGAAGCGTCCCAGCTCCATCAACAGGAGAGCCTAGAAGAAGCATCCCAGTTCCATCGACAGGAGAGCCTAGAAGAAGCGTCCCAGCTCCATCAACAGGAGAGCCTAGAAGAAGTGTGCCAGCTCCATTGACAGGACACCGTAGAAAAAGCGTCCCATCTCCAACTACAGGACAGCCAAGCAGGATGCCTACCGTGTTGGACTACTTTCCAAAAAGGAAACTTGCAAATGTGAGCTTCTCCTCCCCTCCCAAGAAACTTCCATTTACAATATATGAAGGTAACCGCACATTACCAGTCCCGACTAATGGCTCCCACGTCCTGTCAAATGCAGGATTAAGCTCTACAAATAAACTAAATAAGACAATCGGGGCAACAAAATGGGACCGTATTACCGCTCCGACGTGCCAGTGTGGCCGCAGGGCAAAGAAACTCACCGTTTCGAATATGGGCCCCAACCATGGCAGGGTTTTCTATAGCTGCTCCGTACGGAAGAGAAACGACGAGAACGGCAAAGGCTGTAACTACTTCAAATGGGAGGACACACTGCTGAAAGAGAAGACTTCAAACGCGTCGGCCTGCCTGTCCACCAGTTTGCTTTCTGCTGGGTTTTCTGCTGCTCACAAGCCTTTTTTCAAGCTGAGACCATCGATGAGAACCTAA
- the ERI2 gene encoding ERI1 exoribonuclease 2 isoform X2, with the protein MTTKELAKQLGLIRRSSKLSLKAKNSSSPKTNQFFDYLIVIDFESTCWKDTKCYGQEIIEFPAVLLNTTRGEIESEFHTYVQPQEHPVLSDFCTELTGIKQQQVDDGVPLKICLSQFSTWIQKLQKERHIIFPGVLPTPTSSEQKMCGFVTWSDWDLGVCLLYECRRKQLRKPDILNSWIDLRLTYKLFYNRKPKGLNGALQDVGIEFSGREHSGLDDSRNTARLAWRMISDGCVMKITKSLDQAPPKSSVRPGPPSAAQVHKSRQGDVKQASAIAKDDGQDLKDDKTNNLKSCQLRDDANQDSAKQLKDVPPHQTLINGLSTTLGNDNKYRFPIRTSLSPVNYGIQIGAFSSTPLDRSLYNRSHVLMSTTVHTVNDCSDLDMDSCSDLSILAEWEEAAVIEDSQHEGPAKMEEQDLLPVDSPSSAVLMLRNNQENQNSCQSMHNIRTGNLHRKSVIYQSPDTTIYNVNMKKPASNGSAFKLPSALGSRRSFPAPSTGEPRRSVPAPSTGVPRRSVPAPSTEEPRRSVPAPSIGEPRRTVPAPSIGEPTRTVPVPSTGEPRRTVPAPSIGEPRRSIPVPSTGEPRRSVPAPSTGEPRRSIPVPSTGEPRRSVPAPSTGEPRRSVPAPLTGHRRKSVPSPTTGQPSRMPTVLDYFPKRKLANVSFSSPPKKLPFTIYEGNRTLPVPTNGSHVLSNAGLSSTNKLNKTIGATKWDRITAPTCQCGRRAKKLTVSNMGPNHGRVFYSCSVRKRNDENGKGCNYFKWEDTLLKEKTSNASACLSTSLLSAGFSAAHKPFFKLRPSMRT; encoded by the exons ATGACCACAAAGGAGCTGGCAAA GCAGCTCGGTCTTATAAGGAGGAGCTCCAAGTTGTCTCTGAAGGCAAAGAATTCCAGCAGCCCCAAAACTA ATCAATTTTTTGACTATTTGATTGTCATTGACTTTGAGTCGACTTGTTGGAAAGATACAAAGTGTTATGGTCAGGAAATCA TTGAGTTTCCAGCAGTTTTATTAAACACAACCCGTGGAGAGATTGAGTCAGAGTTTCACACGTATGTACAGCCACAAGAGCACCCAGTTCTTTCAGACTTTTGCACGGAGCTGACTGGAATAAAGCAG CAACAAGTGGATGACGGCGTGCCTCTAAAGATCTGCTTATCCCAATTCTCTACATGGATTCAGAAACTTCAGAAGGAAAGGCACATTATCTTCCCTGGGGTCTTACCAACGCCTACGTCCTCCGagcagaagatgtgtggatttgtaACATGGTCAG ACTGGGATCTTGGGGTTTGCTTATTGTATGAATGCAGAAGGAAACAGCTGAGGAAGCCGGACATTCTGAACTCCTGGATTGACCTCCGATTAACTTACAAG CTTTTCTACAATCGCAAACCCAAAGGTTTAAATGGAGCTTTACAAGATGTTGGCATTGAGTTCTCAGGCCGTGAACACTCTG gCCTAGATGATTCCCGGAACACAGCTCGTCTCGCTTGGAGAATGATCAGTGATGGTTGTGTCATGAAAATCACTAAATCTTTAGACCAG GCACCTCCTAAATCTTCTGTAAGACCGGGGCCACCATCGGCTGCTCAAGTACATAAATCCAGACAAGGTGACGTCAAACAGGCATCGGCTATAGCTAAAGACGACGGACAAGACTTAAAGGATGATAAAACCAATAATCTGAAATCATGCCAACTACGTGACGATGCCAACCAGGACAGTGCCAAACAACTGAAGGACGTGCCACCGCACCAGACGTTAATAAATGGGCTTTCTACAACACTTGGTAATGATAACAAATACAGGTTTCCCATACGAACATCACTCAGTCCTGTAAACTATGGCATCCAGATTGGAGCCTTCTCCTCTACACCCCTAGATCGTTCGCTATATAACAGAAGTCATGTTTTAATGTCTACTACTGTCCATACGGTGAATGACTGCTCTGATCTGGATATGGATTCCTGCTCAGATTTGTCCATTTTAGCTGAGTGGGAAGAAGCCGCTGTTATAGAGGATTCTCAGCATGAGGGTCCTGCAAAGATGGAGGAACAAGATCTGTTACCAGTTGATTCACCATCATCCGCTGTCCTAATGCTTAGAAATAACCAGGAAAATCAGAATAGCTGCCAATCCATGCACAATATCAGGACTGGAAATCTCCACCGTAAATCTGTGATTTATCAGAGCCCGGACACCACTATTTATAATGTTAATATGAAGAAACCAGCATCTAATGGCTCAGCTTTTAAATTACCCAGTGCATTGGGAAGTAGAAGAAGCTTTCCAGCTCCATCGACGGGAGAGCCTAGAAGAAGCGTCCCAGCTCCATCAACAGGAGTGCCTAGAAGAAGCGTCCCAGCTCCATCAACAGAAGAGCCTAGAAGAAGCGTTCCAGCTCCATCGATAGGAGAGCCTAGAAGAACCGTCCCAGCTCCATCGATAGGAGAGCCTACAAGAACCGTCCCAGTTCCATCGACAGGAGAGCCTAGAAGAACCGTCCCAGCTCCATCGATAGGAGAGCCTAGAAGAAGCATCCCAGTTCCATCGACAGGAGAGCCTAGAAGAAGCGTCCCAGCTCCATCAACAGGAGAGCCTAGAAGAAGCATCCCAGTTCCATCGACAGGAGAGCCTAGAAGAAGCGTCCCAGCTCCATCAACAGGAGAGCCTAGAAGAAGTGTGCCAGCTCCATTGACAGGACACCGTAGAAAAAGCGTCCCATCTCCAACTACAGGACAGCCAAGCAGGATGCCTACCGTGTTGGACTACTTTCCAAAAAGGAAACTTGCAAATGTGAGCTTCTCCTCCCCTCCCAAGAAACTTCCATTTACAATATATGAAGGTAACCGCACATTACCAGTCCCGACTAATGGCTCCCACGTCCTGTCAAATGCAGGATTAAGCTCTACAAATAAACTAAATAAGACAATCGGGGCAACAAAATGGGACCGTATTACCGCTCCGACGTGCCAGTGTGGCCGCAGGGCAAAGAAACTCACCGTTTCGAATATGGGCCCCAACCATGGCAGGGTTTTCTATAGCTGCTCCGTACGGAAGAGAAACGACGAGAACGGCAAAGGCTGTAACTACTTCAAATGGGAGGACACACTGCTGAAAGAGAAGACTTCAAACGCGTCGGCCTGCCTGTCCACCAGTTTGCTTTCTGCTGGGTTTTCTGCTGCTCACAAGCCTTTTTTCAAGCTGAGACCATCGATGAGAACCTAA